One genomic region from Cardiocondyla obscurior isolate alpha-2009 linkage group LG19, Cobs3.1, whole genome shotgun sequence encodes:
- the Osi13 gene encoding uncharacterized protein Osi13, with protein sequence MLLLYMLLFLPVLVAAQGSQSMKTLDREMLRNDSRGSLDWIGESFLNTIDTFFPISKSRDDAEGRKDKKYKKLNKYVLPLIIGFLLIKSILLPITLKALAVLSGKAVVLSLMSLILAAIVGLKKIAQKESSHEVMHKYRRQDMYGFVDDVQEFEPYRYYKERRRKK encoded by the exons ATGTTACTGCTGTATATGCTACTCTTTCTACCTGTACTCGTCGCGGCACAGGGATCGCAATCAATGAAGACATTGGACCGGGAGATGTTGCGGAACGACTCTAGAGGGTCCTTAGACTGGATCGGTGAAAGCTTTCTAAACACCATCGATACATTTTTTCCTATTTCGAAATCGCGTGACGATGCAGAAG ggcgtaaagataaaaaatataaaaagctgAATAAATACGTTCTGCCTTTGATTATTGGATTTTTGCTGATAAAATCGATTCTACTACCCATCACGTTAAAGGCACTGGCAGTTCTAAGTGGCAAAGCTGTTGTCCTGAGTTTAATGAGCTTGATCCTCGCAGCCATAGTTGGATTAAAAAAGATCGCTCAGAAGGAGAGTAGCCACGAAGTAATGCACAAGTACAGGCGACAAGACATGTACGGTTTCGTTGACGATGTGCAAGAGTTCGAGCCCTACCGGTATTACAAAGAACGACGTAGAAAGAAGTAA
- the Osi12 gene encoding uncharacterized protein Osi12, protein MSPIKMISKCVLLLFVCSAIIHADEDGSFLDRGYRALYRVYEECEHRNMAVSPCLKKKAIAFFERLGRIQTLPISDNIELVKVASATDDNSKSTVSDLEKTLARSSGGAMDEILNDILFERVSALMNSFNMQISLPKTNPGELKRSIEEGRGKMKKMMGMMMMGMAMKLAALVPIAIGVLFLLAGKALIISKIALVLSLIIGLKKLLSQKQGGHDHGGWQQSGGWDRSLKGAPVPSLTEAEREYAHTLAYSARQKH, encoded by the coding sequence ATGTCGCCGATTAAAATGATATCGAAGTGCGTGCTGCTATTGTTCGTCTGCAGTGCAATTATTCACGCCGACGAGGACGGCAGTTTTCTCGATCGGGGATACCGCGCTCTTTATCGCGTTTACGAAGAGTGCGAGCATCGCAATATGGCTGTGTCGCCGTGTTTGAAGAAGAAGGCGATCGCCTTCTTCGAGAGGCTCGGCCGTATACAAACTTTACCGATCAGCGACAATATCGAGCTAGTTAAAGTCGCGTCCGCGACGGACGACAACTCGAAGAGCACGGTCTCCGACCTGGAGAAGACCTTGGCTAGAAGCAGCGGAGGAGCCATGGACGAAATACTCAACGATATTTTGTTCGAGCGCGTCTCCGCGCTAATGAACAGCTTCAACATGCAGATCAGCTTACCAAAGACAAATCCCGGCGAACTAAAGCGAAGTATCGAAGAAGGTCGTGGGAAAATGAAGAAGATGATGGGCATGATGATGATGGGGATGGCGATGAAGCTCGCCGCGTTAGTCCCTATCGCCATAGGCGTTCTTTTCCTACTGGCCGGCAAGGCTTTGATCATCAGCAAGATCGCTTTGGTTCTCTCGCTGATCATCGGCTTGAAGAAACTGCTCAGCCAAAAGCAAGGCGGCCACGACCACGGAGGCTGGCAACAAAGCGGAGGATGGGACAGAAGCCTGAAGGGCGCACCTGTACCGTCATTAACGGAGGCCGAGCGCGAGTACGCTCACACCTTGGCTTACAGCGCGCGGCAGAAGCATTAA
- the LOC139109949 gene encoding uncharacterized protein, producing MLSRVNLVAILLALNCVGRAIERSRSLEKWQAEEEVGASGNRILRYAYDNVTSGGSVSSPGGHNVRDKVPRSIDQNIYDAYSKIELEERDEARRKKRKAGRTLLALLMAYKLKFVALIPTIFGGLLLLKGTTLLAGFFFALFAAVLGLKVH from the exons ATGCTATCGAGAGTTAACTTGGTCGCGATCCTGCTGGCCTTGAACTGCGTCGGTCGTGCGATCGAGCGTTCAAGATCGTTGGAGAAATGGCAGGCGGAAGAAGAGGTCGGTGCTTCCGGCAACCGGATCCTTAGGTACGCGTACGATAATGTCACGTCCGGCGGTTCAGTTTCTTCGCCCGGCGGCCACAATGTCAGGGATAAGGTCCCTCGCTCAATCGATCAGAACATTTACGACGCATACTCCAAGATCGAACTGGAGGAACGTG ATGAAGCGCGGCGGAAGAAACGAAAAGCCGGCCGCACTCTGCTGGCATTGCTGATGGCGTACAAGCTCAAATTCGTTGCTCTAATACCAACGATATTTGGAGGTTTGCTTCTCCTCAAGGGAACGACGCTACTTGCGGGATTCTTTTTCGCCTTGTTCGCCGCCGTTCTCGGGCTGAAGGTACACTAA